One Candidatus Paceibacterota bacterium genomic window carries:
- the zwf gene encoding glucose-6-phosphate dehydrogenase, whose translation MFEMGLRFGDGLPMDQSAQLDELLTCRLDGGRKVVEPCSIVIFGASGDLAARKLVPALYHLCRQKQMPPDFRVFGVARRDKTDASWRAELRSALGQFTRTQPVDDRVWQEFSEHLCYCQGDLTAAATYEALERRLASFGGGPLRHNLLFYLAVSPSQFSAVVEQIHHAGLLRKDGAEGWQRVVVEKPFGHDLHSARQLNRELTRFTHEQQVFRIDHYLGKETVQNIMMFRFSNAIFERLWNRESVDHFQITVSEKPGVGGRGGYYEEAGALRDMVQNHLLQVLSLVAMEPPVSLQAESIRDEKVKLLKSIRPMSPEAVARQVVRGQYAAGMVDGQARPGYRQEPKVNPDSNVETYVALRLLIDNWRWSGVPFYLRTGKNLPLSTSEVRVQFRPTPNVLFAAQCGPRLDPNALTLRLQPNEGISLRFNGKVPGTSTAVRPVRMHFSYDAEFGAYTPEAYERLLLEAMAGDATLFIRRDEVEAAWEIVDGIRQGWEGKPLSGREFYAAGTWGPAAAEDLLAQNGHLWREPLVVP comes from the coding sequence ATGTTTGAAATGGGGCTGCGCTTCGGCGATGGTCTGCCTATGGACCAATCCGCGCAACTTGACGAGCTGCTGACCTGTCGGCTGGATGGCGGGCGCAAGGTGGTGGAACCATGCTCGATTGTCATCTTTGGCGCGAGCGGGGACCTGGCGGCGCGCAAGCTCGTTCCCGCTCTGTACCACCTTTGCAGGCAGAAGCAGATGCCGCCCGACTTCCGCGTCTTCGGCGTTGCCCGGCGGGATAAGACGGATGCCTCCTGGCGGGCGGAACTGCGATCGGCACTGGGCCAGTTTACCCGTACCCAACCGGTGGACGACCGCGTGTGGCAGGAGTTTTCGGAGCACCTATGTTACTGCCAGGGCGATCTTACCGCCGCGGCGACCTACGAGGCGCTGGAGCGACGGCTTGCTTCCTTTGGCGGTGGGCCGTTGCGGCACAACCTGCTCTTCTATCTGGCGGTCTCACCCAGCCAGTTCAGCGCGGTGGTCGAGCAGATCCATCATGCCGGACTTCTGCGCAAGGACGGCGCGGAGGGCTGGCAACGGGTGGTGGTGGAGAAGCCGTTTGGCCATGATTTGCACTCGGCGCGACAGTTGAACCGTGAGCTGACGCGTTTCACCCATGAGCAGCAGGTTTTCCGCATTGATCATTACCTGGGCAAGGAGACAGTGCAGAACATCATGATGTTCCGGTTCTCGAACGCCATTTTCGAACGGCTCTGGAACCGTGAATCCGTTGACCACTTCCAGATCACCGTCAGCGAAAAGCCCGGCGTGGGCGGGCGCGGCGGTTATTATGAGGAGGCGGGCGCATTGCGGGACATGGTGCAGAACCACTTGCTGCAAGTGCTGTCGCTGGTGGCGATGGAGCCGCCGGTATCCCTCCAGGCCGAGTCCATCCGCGACGAGAAAGTCAAGCTGCTCAAGTCTATCCGACCCATGAGTCCGGAGGCCGTGGCCCGGCAGGTGGTGCGGGGACAGTATGCCGCCGGCATGGTGGACGGGCAGGCTCGACCGGGGTATCGCCAGGAGCCCAAGGTCAACCCGGACTCGAACGTCGAGACCTATGTGGCGCTGAGGCTGCTGATAGACAACTGGCGCTGGTCGGGCGTGCCGTTTTACCTGCGCACCGGCAAGAACCTGCCCCTGAGCACTAGCGAGGTGCGAGTTCAGTTCCGGCCGACGCCCAACGTGTTGTTCGCGGCGCAGTGCGGGCCGAGGCTGGATCCCAACGCCCTGACTTTGCGGCTTCAGCCCAACGAGGGCATCTCGCTCCGGTTCAACGGCAAAGTGCCCGGCACCAGCACGGCGGTGCGACCGGTGCGGATGCATTTCAGCTACGATGCCGAGTTTGGTGCCTACACGCCCGAGGCATATGAACGATTGCTGCTCGAAGCGATGGCGGGCGACGCCACCCTCTTCATTCGCCGCGACGAGGTGGAGGCGGCGTGGGAGATTGTGGACGGCATTCGCCAAGGTTGGGAGGGGAAGCCGTTATCCGGCCGAGAGTTTTACGCGGCGGGCACGTGGGGGCCGGCGGCGGCGGAGGATTTGCTCGCGCAGAATGGTCATCTTTGGCGCGAGCCGCTGGTCGTGCCGTGA